The region TCGTGGTACATCCACTGGTACCTACCAGAACCAAGAACGAGTTGGCTGGTTGAAAATGACCAGTTGAAAAACTTGACGCGTTCTTACTTAGCTTCGGTCAGCTTCGTCGATTCACAAGTCGGTCGCATTCTCGATGCGTTAGATCAATCCGGCTTGGCCGATTCGACCATTGTTGTTCTGTGGAGCGACCACGGTTACCACCTCGGCGAAAAAGCGATCTCAGGAAAGAACTCGCTTTGGAGACATTCGACGAGAGTCCCGCTGATCATTTCTGTTCCAGATGGCTTGGCCAATATCGATGTGGCGGCTGGATCGAAGTGTCGTCAGCCCGCAGAGTTGCTGGACTTGTATCCCACCTTATCGCAACTGGCGGGCTTGCCGATTCCTGCTGGTCAGGAAGGACAGAGTCTGGTTCCGCAGTTGGCGAATGTTGATCAGCTGCGCGAACGACCAGCAATTTGTACGCACAACGCGGGCAACCATTCGGTTTGTGACACGGCATGGCGATACATCGTGTATGCCGACGGGGCACAGGAGTTGTACGACTTGGCAAAGGATCCTTGGGAGCAACACAACTTGATCGGCAGTGCCGGAATCTTGCCCGTGCATCAAGCGACCGTTGATCGTCTATCGGCCTACCTGCCTACCGAGGAATCGCAACTCGCCCCAGGGAGCGCGCACCGCATTTTGGAAAAACGCGAGGACGGGTTCTACTGGGAAGAGAAGAAGATCGTTCCGGAAGACGCAATGAAATAGACGCCTGTGAATCTTATTCCGCCCGACTAGCAAGGCCTTCGATCTTCAATCGATCGAGGCCTCGCGGTTCATCGTCGGTTAGGCGGCGGTTTTCAAGCCAAGACGCCCAAGCAAGACACCGACCGCAAGGACAATGGCAATCGCAATCAATGCGACCGAACTTGCGATGACATATTTAAAGTTTGCTCGGTTTGAAAACAGCTGATTCCAGCTCAATCGTTGATCCGGATCGACGCCTTGGATCGAAGCCATGACAACCGGTTCGCCGTCGTCAGGCCCGGGGCCTTGTGGAGTGACAGTGCTGGCGAAAAGCAAGCCTTGGTCTTGGTGGCATTCGGTGCAACCCTTCGCGCCCAAGGCCCAGCCGGCAGGGCGAACGTTGTGTGCCAAAGGCCACTGAATCATGTCGATCGCTTCGGTGTCTTTGACTTCGATCTTCTTGATCGTGTCTTTCTCATCTCCGGATGCGTAGACAAAGCCTGCCGAAACATAGACGGCTTGTTCGGCACCAGTTTCTTTCTCGATTGCGGCCAATGCGGCGGCGACCTTTTCGGCAAATTCTGCCTCGCCCGCTTTGGCAACTGCAGCGGCGACCTTGTCGCCTTCCTCAGCAGTCCATTCTTCTGGTTTGGCGCGATACCGATCCTCACCAAGGACTTCTTTCATGTCCGCGCTTTTCAGTTTCGGTTGCAAGATTTCTTCGACGAAATCATTGCGGACACGAAGAGACCGACGCGTGATCTCGTAGACCTTTTCAGGAGGCAGTGGCGTTAGCTTGTCATTCTCAAGCGTCGCCCAATAAGCAGGCCAGAAAACGCGGTGAGGATAGACACGTCCGTCATCACCTTTGGCAAACACCGGACCCTGGATCTGGGGAAGTTCCGCACCGGTGCGGTGAGCTTTCTCGCCGAGTGAGTGCGCCAGCGAAGTCATCATTCCCAGGGCTCGTTCACGAGGAATGGGGCCCGAGTGACATGCCGTGCATGCGAGCTTTTCAAAGTGCAACGCCGGAAGCCCTGCGTGTGCAGGCATGGGAGAGCCAAGTCTTCCTGGCAGTTGGTCTGTTGCCAAGTCTTCGATCGCGTGGGTGTTTTCTGCATGATCTGCGGCAGAATCATATTGGGCAGCAAACTCCGCACCGAGGTGGCAACCGGCACAGGAAAGCGTCACCATCGGTTGTCCGCTCGGATGCGTTTCACCGGGGAAGCCACGCACGGTGTGATGTTCGATGCCGTTGCGGTGACAGTCGACACATTTCATCCCCGCGCGGATGTGAACGTCTTGGTCATGCGTCCAGCGTGCTTCGATGCCGTGTTCATCGATTGTGCGTTGGCTATGGCATTGGTAGCACGAGTTGTTGTCTGGTTCGCGAACCAAGTCGACAAAGACCGTTCCATCGGGAGCGAACTTGGATGCGTTGTAAGTGACCTGTGGCAGCTTTTTCTGGATATCTTCGTCGTTCGGATCTGACCCGTCCTTGATCCTTGATACATCGCCGTTGATGTCACCGATGTGCAGCGCTGCGGTTGCGGCCCATGCAAAGTTCTCTTTGGCGATTTGTTCGCGACGGGCGTTGAAGTCGTAGGACCCGGAGACGCCGTGGCAGGCAAGGCAGTCGATTTCGAGCGATCCGGTTAAGCCCCAGCGGGAAGGTGTTGCTTCGTCTTCGGGTGTGGCACTTTCCCCCTCGGTCTCTTCCGTTTCGGATTGATCTGCAGCAGGCTGGTCTGGAGCACTGCTCATTGGGCCGCCGGGAAGGCGTCCTCCGAATTGTTTCGTCAGTGCCCAATAATCAATGCCAACCGATTCTGGGTTGAAGCTCTTGGAACCGCTGCGAAATGATAGGGGTAGCTGAGTCCCGGTCCGAGGGTCGGTCCAAATCCAGGGTTCGCCTTCGCGTCCGTCCTCGGTGTCTGGCATAAATGCGTTGAAGTGCCATCCATGCGATATCGACTCGTAGTCGTGACAGCGTCCGCAAGTTTTTACGCTGGAATACGGCGTCTGCGAATCAGGCTCGATCCGTTTGTCGTTGGCGTCATACAAATGGATATGGTGCAGGTATCGCGCATTCCCGTCGGTATGTGCGTAATGTGATCCATCTGCACCGTAACCGATTCGTGCGGTGGTCAGTCCACAGGTGATCAACAGTGCCGAGAAAAAGACGGCTGAAATACGGCGATTGATCGTCATTTCTTGATTCAAATAGTAGATGTCGGCAGCACATGGGGCGAATGGAAAGACGATCAAATCTGTCCCCCATTCACGCCTACCAAGTTCGGGAACATAATTATGTCGATGCCAGTTCACCACCCTAACTGGCTCGATAGCCTAGCAATTGCTTGGCAATTCACCACCGAAAATGTATTCACCCCAGGAAGCACGATGACTCAGACAGGTGTCATTACTTTTAAAGGCAACCCGATGACTTTGGCCGGCGAGGCTTTGGAAGTCGGTTCCCCGGCACCCGACTTTGCGCTGCATTATGCCGAAGGAGGTATTCAGACGCTAACATTGGCGGACCTGAAGGGGAAACCATCCATCGTTAGCGTTGTGCCAAGCTTGGACACGCCGACCTGTGCGACACAAACGAAGAAGTTCAACGAAGAGCTTGCCGCACTGGGCGACAAAATCAATGCAGTGACTGTCAGCCGCGACCTTCCCTTCGCACAAGCTCGTTTTTGTGGTGCCGAAGATATCAAAATGCGCACCGCCAGCGACTATCAGACGCATGCGTTCGGAACCGATTGGGGCGTTCAGATCGAAGAGCTAAAGCTTTTGACACGCGCCGTGTTCGTTTTGAACGCCGACGGCGAAGTAGCTCACAAAGAAATCGTCTCGGAAGTCACCGAAGAACCCGATTACGCTACCGCAATGGCTGCGCTGCGTATGCTCGTCTAGTGCGAATGGTTCTGTAGTCCATCGGACTCTAAATACGAAGAAACATGTCGAACGAAATTTCTCATACGGACGAATCGCTCCCCATCACCGTGGCTGCTTTTTACCGCTTCGTCGCGGTGCCTCAATTCGAATCCTTTCGCACCGGATTTGAAGAGGTCTTGGATCAGCACGGCGTCAAAGGCTCGGTGCTGCTTGCCAGCGAAGGCATCAATGGCACAATCGCTGGGCCACGCGTCGGCATTGACGCGTTCTTTGACCACGTTCGTTCGTTTGAGGAATTCAAAGAAGTCGACATCAAGTATTCGTACTGCGAGAAACAGCCGTTCCGTCGTCGACGTGTACGGCTGAAACGTGAAATTGTCACGATGGGAGTCGAAGGCATCGATCCAAACCACACTGTGGGGACCTATGTCGATGCCAAAGATTGGAATGAACTGATTCGTGATCCCGATGTCGTTGT is a window of Stieleria sp. JC731 DNA encoding:
- the tpx gene encoding thiol peroxidase, which translates into the protein MTQTGVITFKGNPMTLAGEALEVGSPAPDFALHYAEGGIQTLTLADLKGKPSIVSVVPSLDTPTCATQTKKFNEELAALGDKINAVTVSRDLPFAQARFCGAEDIKMRTASDYQTHAFGTDWGVQIEELKLLTRAVFVLNADGEVAHKEIVSEVTEEPDYATAMAALRMLV